AGGCCTATGCGGGGCGCGACGCGACACCATTTGCCTGCCTGGAAGCCGAGCTGCGCGGGCGGTTCAGCCGCGGCATACCGGACGTCGCGGCGGAGTCCCGGCTGGTGGAGATTCCCGCCTGTTACGGTGGGGCATACGGACCCGACCTCGACGAGGTCGCCCGGCGCTGCGGCCTGACGACGCAGGAGGTCATCGACCTGCACGGCGCCTCGCCCCTGGTGGTGTACACCTTCTTTTTCGCGCCCGGCACGCCTTTCGCCGGCGGCCTGGACCCGCGCCTGGCCGTGCCGCGGCGGGCAACCCCTCGCACCGAGGTGCCGGCGGGTTCCGTGGCGATCGCCAACGGCCTGTCGATGATCTACCAACTGGCGATGCCGGGGGGCTGGAACCTGATCGGGCGCACACCCTGGAGCCTGTTCGATCTGGCGCGGGATCCGCCGGTGCGGCTGCGCCTGGGGGATCGCCTGCGTTTCGTGCCGATCTCCGCCGCCGAATTCGACCGTCTTTATGAGGCGAGGCGATGATACGAGTCCTCAAGCCCGGCGCGCTGTCCCAACTCCAGGACCTGGGCCGTTATGGGCACCAGCGATACGGCGTACCGGTCAATGGCGTCATGGATGAATGGTCGCACCGCCTCGCCAACATTCTGGTCG
Above is a genomic segment from Bordetella genomosp. 11 containing:
- the pxpB gene encoding 5-oxoprolinase subunit PxpB — protein: MDTPASAPVPAWRIDPVGDRCLLITLGDRVDAEVNRAVLALAAHLLAEPLEGVIDVVPAFTTVALHYLPQAYAGRDATPFACLEAELRGRFSRGIPDVAAESRLVEIPACYGGAYGPDLDEVARRCGLTTQEVIDLHGASPLVVYTFFFAPGTPFAGGLDPRLAVPRRATPRTEVPAGSVAIANGLSMIYQLAMPGGWNLIGRTPWSLFDLARDPPVRLRLGDRLRFVPISAAEFDRLYEARR